The genomic segment CTGGCGAATTTCGTCCCAGGCACGCTGGATGCCGATACGTTCTACTTCGTCAGGGGCATCGCGCAAGCCAGCGGTATCCACTACGTGAAGCGGCATGCCGTCGATATGGATATGCTCTTTCAGTACGTCCCGTGTGGTACCGGCGATGTCGGTCACAATGGCCCGTTCATGGCCTGCCAGGGCATTCAGTAGTGAGGACTTACCTGCGTTGGGTCGCCCGGCAATCACCACGGTCATGCCTTCGCGCAAAATAGAGCCTCGGGTCGCTTCTGTCAGTACCTGATCCAGAGCGGTTATGACTTCAGCCAGTTTGGTTGCTACCTTGCCGTCAGAGAGAAAGTCGATTTCCTCTTCGGGAAAATCCATCGCCGCCTCGACGTAGATACGTAATTCGATCAGCTGATCGAGTAATTGCTGTATACGTCGGGAAAATTCTCCCTGCAACGAGCGCAACGCACAGCGCGCAGCCTGTTCAGAGGCAGAATCAATCAAATCGGCAATGGCTTCCGCTTGGGCCAGATCAAGCTTGTCATTGAGAAATGCCCGCTCGGAAAACTCGCCGGGACGGGCCAGACGACAACCTTGTGACACCAGCTCATTCAGTAACAGGTCCAGTACTACCGGGCCACCATGGCCCTGAAACTCAACCACATCCTCACCGGTAAACGAATGTGGCCCTGGAAAGAAGAGGGTAATACCTTCATCCAGAATATCGCCAGCAGCGGCACGCAGTGCGCCGTAGTGTGCATATCGAGGTTGTGGCTGATAGCCGATAATACGTTGCGCAATGGTTTGTGCCGCAGCACCAGACACCCGCACAATACCGATCCCGCCACGGCCGGGGGCGGTGGCAATGGCAGCAATAGTGTCCTGATGGATGGCATGACTCATAGCGGCCTCACAAGTGGGAAAGCAATCTGTTGATGGTATAGCTCGATGGCAATAGATACAAAAACGGGAGCCAGAGGCTCCCGTTTCCGCAGTCGATAACAATCAGCTGTTTTCGATCTGTTTGGTAATTACGTACTGCTGGGCAATGGACAGCAGGTTGTTGACCACCCAGTACAGCACCAGACCAGCCGGGAACCAGAGGAAAAACACCGTCATCATTACCGGCATAAACTGCATTACTCGGGCTTGCATCGGATCTGGTGGCGTTGGGTTAAGGCGCATCTGGACGAACATCGAGGCACCCATTAACAACGGCAGAATGAAGTATGGATCCATCACCGACATGTCGGTAATCCAGAGTGCAAAAGGTGCCTGACGCAGCTCAACCGATTCCATCAGTACCCAGTACAAGGAGATAAACACCGGCATCTGGATCACCATTGGCAAACAGCCACCCAGCGGGTTGATTTTCTCTTTCTTGTACAGCGCCATCATTTCCTGGCCCAGTTTTTCCCGGTTATCGCCGTATTGTTCCTTGATCTGCTGCATCTTCGGGCCAACCTTGCGCATGTTGGCCATTGAGCGATAACTCATCGCAGACGGATAGAAGAACAGGATCTTCACACATAAGGTCAGCAGAATAATGGCAACACCCCAGTTTCCGACAATACCGTGGAAGAAGGTCAGCAGGAAAAACAGTGGCTGGGCAATCCACCATAGCCAGCCATAATCGACCGTCAGTTCCAGGTGGGGAGCAATTTT from the Candidatus Thalassolituus haligoni genome contains:
- the mnmE gene encoding tRNA uridine-5-carboxymethylaminomethyl(34) synthesis GTPase MnmE; its protein translation is MSHAIHQDTIAAIATAPGRGGIGIVRVSGAAAQTIAQRIIGYQPQPRYAHYGALRAAAGDILDEGITLFFPGPHSFTGEDVVEFQGHGGPVVLDLLLNELVSQGCRLARPGEFSERAFLNDKLDLAQAEAIADLIDSASEQAARCALRSLQGEFSRRIQQLLDQLIELRIYVEAAMDFPEEEIDFLSDGKVATKLAEVITALDQVLTEATRGSILREGMTVVIAGRPNAGKSSLLNALAGHERAIVTDIAGTTRDVLKEHIHIDGMPLHVVDTAGLRDAPDEVERIGIQRAWDEIRQADRILLMMDASSDQHSPQQLLHALYDEQGLAAETDALIRSGRLTVIRNKIDLANEAPGLDNSGALPILRISARQQLGIDALRQHLKQVMGFEAGGEGGFLARRRHLDALERARAALQQGQQQLLSLAAGELLAEDLRDAQKALGEITGEFSADDLLGKIFGSFCIGK